GGCGATCGCGCTGTGGGCCGTGTTCGTGGCGGTGTGCTTCGTCGGTGGCAACGCCGCCGGCCTCAACGAGGCGACCAGCGGCGACCAGGCGATCGGGGAGGCGGGCCGGGCCGGCCTGATTGTGGACGCCGGCGCCTTCGAAGACCCGGCCGTGGACAACGTCCTGATCACCTCCCGGGGCGGCGCACTGGACCCGGCGGCGGCGAAGGCGGCGGCGGACGATGCGGCGGCCCGGCTGCGTACGGTCACCGGGGTCGCCGAGGTCGGTCAGCCGGTCCTCTCCCGGGACGGCTCGGCGCTGCTGTTGCCGATCACCATGTCCGGTGACCCGGACACCGCGTCGGACCGGGTGCAGCCGCTGCGCGACGCCACCGCCACCGTGCAGGACGCGCACCCGCAACTGCGCGTCGAGCAGGTCGGTGGGCCGTCGATCGGGCAGGCCCTCGACGACACCCTGGGCAAGGACTTCAAGCGCGCCGAGCTGCTCAGCCTGCCGGTCACCCTGGCCATCCTGATCATCGCGTTCGGCGCGCTGATCGCGGCCAGCGTGCCGGTGCTGCTGGCGCTCTCCTCGGTGGCCGCCGCGATGGGTCTGTCCACCCTCGCCTCGCACCTGGTGCCGGCCACCGACACCACGGCCCCCGTGATCCTGCTGATCGGCATGGCGGTCGGGGTCGACTACTCGCTGTTCTACGTCCGCCGGGAGCGGGAGGAACGCGCCAAGGGCCGCTCCGGGCTGGACGCGGTGGAGATCGCGGCGGAGACCTCCGGGCACGCCGTGGTGGTCTCCGGCTTCGCCGTGATCATCTCGATGGCCGGGCTGCTGCTCGCCGGCGACGTGGTCTTCTCGTCGCTCGCGGTCGGCTCGATCCTGGTGGTCGCGGTCGCGGTGGTCGGCTCGCTGACCGTGCTGCCCGCTCTGCTGGCCAAGCTCGGTCGCTGGGTCGACCGGCCCCGGGTGCCGCTGCTCTGGCGACTGACCGCGCCGCGCGCCGGCCGGCACGGCGAGCCTCGCTCGCCCCGGCTCTGGCCGGCGGTGCTCCGGCCCGCGCTGCGCGCCCCGGTGCCGACCCTGGTCATCTCGGTCGGTCTGCTGCTCGCGCTGGCCTCCCCGGCGCTCGGCATGAAGCTGAAGTTCCCCGGCATGGAGGACCTGCCACGCACCACCCCGGCAATGCAGGCGTACGACCGGCTCACCGCCGCCTTCCCGAGCACCGGCACCAACCACGTGGTGGCGGTCCGGGCACCGGCCGAGCAGGCCGACCGGGTCCACGCCGCGCTCACCGACCTGGCCGCCCGGGCCGCCGGCGACCCGCTGTTCGCCCCCACGGAGACGGACGGCCCG
The nucleotide sequence above comes from Micromonospora sp. NBC_00389. Encoded proteins:
- a CDS encoding MMPL family transporter codes for the protein MGTRPVTVRMARWSAEHPWRAIALWAVFVAVCFVGGNAAGLNEATSGDQAIGEAGRAGLIVDAGAFEDPAVDNVLITSRGGALDPAAAKAAADDAAARLRTVTGVAEVGQPVLSRDGSALLLPITMSGDPDTASDRVQPLRDATATVQDAHPQLRVEQVGGPSIGQALDDTLGKDFKRAELLSLPVTLAILIIAFGALIAASVPVLLALSSVAAAMGLSTLASHLVPATDTTAPVILLIGMAVGVDYSLFYVRREREERAKGRSGLDAVEIAAETSGHAVVVSGFAVIISMAGLLLAGDVVFSSLAVGSILVVAVAVVGSLTVLPALLAKLGRWVDRPRVPLLWRLTAPRAGRHGEPRSPRLWPAVLRPALRAPVPTLVISVGLLLALASPALGMKLKFPGMEDLPRTTPAMQAYDRLTAAFPSTGTNHVVAVRAPAEQADRVHAALTDLAARAAGDPLFAPTETDGPKIEVSADRRVSVLDVATPYASRDDRSVQSLEKLREDLVPAELRDIPGIEYAVGGGVADSEDYAQHIRDKLPLVMGFVLVLTFLVMMFTFRSVVVAASSIALNLLSAGAAYGLLVLIFQGDWAAGPLGFTSMGAIVSWLPLFLFVVLFGLSMDYHVFVVSRIREGIRAGMSNRDAVAYGITSSAGVVTSAAIVMVGVFSIFATLSTIDMKQLGIGLAAAILLDATIIRGVVLPALMTMLGDANWWTPRFLRRRPAPAPTEPPAPSPELVAVP